The following coding sequences are from one Roseburia hominis A2-183 window:
- a CDS encoding APC family permease, with protein sequence MEKNEGGQLVRALGLKESISMTIGTVVGVGLFTCGSSQIGYVGSGIIVITFLSLLISIWPCLIYGEMSAALPCAGGTYNYAKRGLNRVWANLAGWHYIISVVGIGAGETLAFSNYFKILFGELGINIEGVDSRIIAIVLVLFFLILNFRGIEMSGKAQTGFIFFFWGCAVAWFLYMIPRIHLDYFGGIAMDSLPPFKEMMYIFGLVWWCYTGFETCVSMGAETKYPQYTLPRALKVSVFLVFAVNALFQWFLAGLVPHEFYHILAVADAPYAEGLRAAGLVGFPIILLCIGIAFGGDLSTINPGIAAPARYIYTMAEDGSLPKFLCKVHPKYKTPYMAVLVVGIINIILIATGSINYIASVSLISLAVCYMIGCLAYLGLKKHYPDMNRPYRAPAGTVGCYVTIAAYTIILIFADRIALLTAAVVTVAAIVYWALFTRKHENKIPSIEEEIGILEEPSPQEKAKMDKEYRIWKAGTILVTVIALGIYIIPVLF encoded by the coding sequence ATGGAGAAAAACGAAGGAGGTCAGCTGGTGCGTGCTCTCGGACTGAAAGAGTCGATCAGTATGACGATAGGAACGGTAGTAGGAGTGGGACTGTTTACCTGTGGTTCCTCACAGATTGGATATGTCGGATCGGGGATTATTGTAATTACATTTTTATCCCTGCTCATCTCGATCTGGCCCTGTCTGATCTACGGCGAGATGTCGGCGGCACTTCCGTGTGCCGGAGGTACTTACAATTATGCGAAGCGCGGACTCAACCGGGTCTGGGCGAACCTGGCAGGCTGGCATTACATCATTTCTGTGGTCGGCATCGGTGCGGGTGAGACACTGGCATTTTCCAATTATTTTAAAATTCTGTTTGGAGAACTCGGCATCAATATCGAGGGCGTGGATTCGCGGATCATTGCGATTGTTCTGGTCCTGTTTTTCCTGATCTTAAACTTCCGGGGAATTGAGATGTCCGGAAAAGCGCAGACGGGATTCATTTTCTTCTTCTGGGGCTGTGCCGTGGCATGGTTCTTATATATGATACCGCGCATCCACCTGGACTATTTCGGCGGGATTGCCATGGATTCCCTGCCGCCGTTTAAGGAAATGATGTACATTTTCGGGCTGGTATGGTGGTGTTATACCGGATTTGAGACCTGTGTATCGATGGGGGCGGAGACGAAATATCCGCAGTATACGCTTCCGAGAGCGTTAAAAGTATCGGTATTCCTTGTATTTGCAGTCAACGCGTTATTCCAGTGGTTTCTTGCCGGACTGGTGCCGCACGAGTTTTACCACATCCTTGCAGTGGCAGACGCACCGTATGCGGAGGGACTCCGGGCGGCCGGACTGGTGGGCTTTCCGATCATTCTGCTCTGCATCGGCATTGCATTCGGCGGCGATCTCTCCACCATCAATCCGGGAATTGCCGCACCGGCGCGCTACATTTACACGATGGCGGAGGACGGTTCCCTGCCGAAGTTTTTGTGCAAGGTACATCCGAAGTATAAGACGCCGTATATGGCGGTTCTTGTGGTCGGCATCATCAATATTATCCTGATTGCAACCGGGTCGATCAATTATATCGCGTCGGTATCGCTGATCTCACTCGCGGTATGTTATATGATCGGCTGTCTGGCTTACCTTGGCTTAAAGAAGCACTATCCGGATATGAACCGGCCGTACAGGGCGCCGGCAGGAACGGTCGGATGCTATGTCACGATCGCAGCCTACACCATTATTCTGATTTTTGCAGACCGCATAGCGCTTCTGACGGCGGCGGTTGTGACTGTGGCGGCGATTGTCTACTGGGCGCTTTTCACCAGAAAGCATGAGAATAAGATTCCGTCCATCGAGGAGGAGATCGGTATCCTCGAGGAGCCGTCCCCCCAGGAAAAGGCAAAGATGGACAAGGAGTACCGGATCTGGAAAGCCGGCACGATTCTTGTGACGGTGATAGCACTTGGCATTTACATTATTCCGGTCTTATTTTAA
- a CDS encoding amidohydrolase: MRLYEGNILTCDKENRIAHYLLEDQGKILYCGDVLPAGCVAAERVSTGEGALIPPFVDSHIHFASYATFHAGLNVMNAQSNEEILQMLREHVKKTKEKLVIGFGASPYSVSDGHLVRRVQLDEVCPDKPLFLVKYDGHACVVNTVLLNEVRGKVQHLRGFHEDTGEMNQEAFFAVSDYITASLSTVQLVAHMQKALDDLAARGIGMIHTVSGVGFARDLDVDLERFFARGITNGMQMRVFMQTLDVNKAVKRKLPRIGGCFETALDGCFGSMDAALLSPYENTSDCGVLYYSDEKVTEFCKAANRAGLQIEMHAIGDKAFVQAVRAIKAALDDLPREDHRHTIIHACLPTAEEIAVCERYHINLAVQTVFIDWPQEPDSYLEQILGERAGRLNPIRTFCEHGLILSAGSDGPCTDPDPLLWMYKACNHSNPAESISVQQALRMCTYNGYYTTFDERERGSLEAGKIADMVLLDRNPYDIPKEELASVKVKQLYLRGQEYKKGNGGGAAQILRGMIKRGKC; this comes from the coding sequence ATGAGACTTTATGAGGGTAACATTTTAACCTGTGACAAAGAGAACCGGATTGCACATTATCTGTTGGAGGATCAGGGGAAAATCCTTTACTGTGGGGACGTGCTGCCGGCCGGCTGTGTGGCGGCGGAGCGCGTGTCCACCGGGGAGGGGGCATTGATTCCGCCGTTTGTGGACAGTCATATCCATTTCGCAAGTTACGCGACGTTTCATGCCGGGCTCAATGTCATGAATGCGCAGAGCAATGAGGAGATTCTTCAGATGCTCCGGGAGCATGTGAAGAAAACGAAGGAAAAGCTGGTGATCGGGTTTGGCGCATCGCCGTATTCCGTGTCAGACGGACATCTGGTGCGCAGGGTGCAGCTGGATGAGGTGTGTCCCGACAAACCGCTCTTTCTGGTAAAGTACGACGGTCACGCGTGTGTCGTCAACACGGTGCTGTTAAACGAAGTGCGCGGCAAGGTGCAGCATCTGCGCGGTTTTCATGAGGATACCGGGGAGATGAACCAGGAGGCATTTTTCGCCGTCTCGGATTATATCACAGCTTCGCTCTCTACGGTGCAGCTGGTGGCGCACATGCAGAAGGCGCTGGACGATCTGGCTGCGCGCGGCATCGGCATGATCCATACGGTCAGCGGCGTCGGCTTTGCGAGAGATCTGGACGTCGATCTGGAGCGTTTTTTTGCGCGCGGCATCACAAACGGCATGCAGATGCGCGTGTTTATGCAGACGCTCGATGTGAATAAGGCGGTAAAGCGGAAGCTTCCGAGAATCGGGGGCTGTTTTGAGACAGCGCTTGACGGATGCTTCGGTTCCATGGATGCGGCACTGCTCTCGCCGTATGAAAACACGTCGGACTGCGGCGTACTCTACTATTCGGATGAAAAAGTGACGGAATTCTGTAAGGCGGCAAACCGCGCCGGTCTGCAGATCGAGATGCACGCGATCGGCGATAAGGCGTTTGTGCAGGCGGTGCGTGCCATCAAGGCGGCGCTTGACGATCTGCCCAGAGAAGATCACAGACATACGATCATCCATGCATGTCTGCCGACTGCGGAGGAGATTGCGGTCTGTGAGCGGTATCACATCAATCTGGCAGTGCAGACGGTGTTCATTGACTGGCCGCAGGAGCCGGACAGCTATCTGGAGCAGATCCTTGGAGAGCGTGCGGGCAGGCTGAATCCGATCCGCACATTCTGCGAACACGGACTGATTTTAAGTGCGGGATCGGACGGACCCTGCACAGATCCGGACCCGCTTTTATGGATGTATAAGGCATGCAATCACAGCAATCCGGCAGAATCCATCTCCGTGCAGCAGGCGCTGCGCATGTGTACCTACAACGGATATTACACGACCTTTGATGAGAGGGAGCGCGGAAGTCTGGAAGCGGGAAAAATAGCGGACATGGTGTTGCTGGACCGCAATCCTTACGACATCCCGAAGGAGGAACTGGCTTCCGTCAAAGTGAAGCAGCTCTACCTGCGGGGGCAGGAATATAAAAAAGGAAACGGCGGCGGAGCCGCACAGATTCTGCGCGGAATGATAAAGCGGGGAAAATGCTGA
- a CDS encoding glycerophosphodiester phosphodiesterase: MEKQTLVWAHRGASGYAPENTLEAFRKAVEMGADGVELDVQLTKDGELVVIHDETVDRTSDGSGWVKDFTYARISRFNYNRTHKEGYERAMIPTLEEVYELLKPTGLTINVELKTGVVFYPEIEERVLDLTARMGLEERVWYSSFNHYTVQRIKELNPQAKTGMLYCDGIVNPVSYGALVVGADAMHPALYNLQYPNYMEDCKKHGKRVHVWTVNEEQYMRMVCEMQVDAMITNYPDVGRRIAAEYLDGTLTPELVRVIKKQGKQG; encoded by the coding sequence ATGGAAAAACAGACATTGGTATGGGCGCACCGCGGCGCAAGCGGCTACGCGCCTGAAAATACACTGGAGGCATTCCGGAAAGCGGTTGAGATGGGCGCGGACGGCGTGGAGCTGGATGTACAGCTCACAAAGGATGGAGAACTGGTTGTCATCCACGACGAGACGGTTGACCGTACCAGCGACGGCAGCGGCTGGGTCAAAGATTTTACATACGCGAGAATTTCCAGATTTAATTACAACCGGACGCATAAGGAAGGGTACGAGCGGGCGATGATCCCGACGCTTGAGGAAGTCTATGAGCTGTTAAAGCCGACGGGACTTACGATCAATGTGGAATTGAAGACCGGCGTGGTCTTTTATCCGGAGATCGAAGAGCGCGTGCTTGACCTGACCGCCCGCATGGGACTGGAGGAGCGCGTGTGGTACTCGTCGTTTAACCACTACACGGTGCAGCGCATCAAGGAGCTGAATCCGCAGGCGAAGACCGGCATGCTCTACTGTGACGGCATTGTCAATCCGGTCAGCTATGGCGCGCTTGTCGTGGGCGCAGACGCCATGCATCCGGCGCTCTACAATCTGCAGTATCCGAATTACATGGAAGACTGTAAGAAGCACGGAAAGCGCGTACACGTCTGGACGGTGAACGAGGAGCAGTACATGCGCATGGTGTGCGAGATGCAGGTGGACGCCATGATTACGAATTATCCGGACGTGGGCAGGCGGATCGCTGCCGAGTATCTGGACGGAACGCTGACACCGGAGCTGGTGCGCGTGATAAAGAAGCAGGGGAAGCAGGGATGA
- a CDS encoding alpha/beta hydrolase, with amino-acid sequence MMPEDRSCAKEEKTAYAVWMAETVEPYLKEHGEKGYLKMEDGMSIAYRRYFLPDAGKCVVISHGFCEFAEKYNEVAYRFLQAGYSVYVPEHRGHGYSGREVDDPELVHVQSYDCYAADLARFVETVVSPGEEHRIVFAHSMGGAIAILALERYPQLFEAAVLSAPMCAMQTGKYPRFLAKLLAEFCCLTGKGKCFATLAGQQGFSETPQFEGSSCLSKERYDYMFQKRLLDEHYRTYGGSYAWVRAGLRASRKLMRRENLAKIKVPVLLFAAGRDHMVDNDAIARFAEETERTKLFFMPDSRHEIFNADERTRAKYYDEIFRFIKEEEVKDYENENEQTRKILGTV; translated from the coding sequence ATGATGCCGGAGGATAGAAGCTGTGCGAAAGAGGAGAAGACTGCTTATGCCGTCTGGATGGCGGAGACGGTAGAGCCTTATCTGAAAGAGCACGGCGAGAAGGGCTATCTTAAGATGGAAGATGGCATGTCGATCGCTTACCGGCGCTATTTTCTGCCGGATGCGGGGAAATGTGTTGTGATTTCCCACGGGTTTTGCGAATTCGCGGAAAAATATAACGAAGTCGCATACCGTTTTCTGCAGGCGGGATACTCGGTCTATGTGCCGGAACACCGGGGACACGGGTATTCCGGGCGCGAGGTGGATGACCCGGAACTGGTGCATGTGCAAAGTTATGACTGCTATGCCGCAGATCTCGCGCGGTTTGTGGAGACGGTCGTAAGTCCCGGGGAGGAACACCGGATCGTGTTTGCACATTCGATGGGAGGCGCCATTGCAATCCTTGCACTGGAACGTTATCCGCAGTTGTTTGAGGCGGCAGTCCTCTCCGCGCCGATGTGTGCCATGCAGACCGGAAAATATCCGCGGTTTCTGGCAAAACTGCTGGCGGAGTTCTGCTGTCTGACCGGAAAAGGAAAATGCTTTGCCACACTGGCGGGACAGCAGGGCTTTTCAGAGACGCCGCAGTTTGAGGGGAGCAGCTGCCTTTCAAAAGAGCGTTATGACTATATGTTTCAAAAGCGGCTCTTAGATGAACATTACCGCACCTACGGCGGAAGTTATGCCTGGGTCCGCGCAGGGCTTCGCGCCAGCCGTAAGCTGATGCGGCGGGAGAATCTGGCAAAGATCAAGGTGCCGGTGCTGCTTTTTGCAGCAGGTCGTGACCACATGGTGGATAACGATGCGATCGCGCGGTTTGCGGAGGAGACGGAGCGGACAAAGCTTTTCTTTATGCCGGATTCCAGACATGAGATTTTTAATGCGGATGAGCGGACGCGTGCGAAATATTATGATGAAATATTCCGCTTTATTAAGGAAGAAGAGGTAAAAGATTATGAAAACGAAAATGAGCAGACTCGAAAAATTCTGGGTACTGTATGA
- a CDS encoding MFS transporter gives MKTKMSRLEKFWVLYDVGNSAFTLLVSTIIPIYYKNMASANGISASDSTAYLSYAISISTLIVAVLGPVLGAVADNKNRKKPLFTFFMMMGVLGCAALAIPRTWILFLAIFVIAKVGFSGSLIFYDSMLVDVTTDERMDEVSSQGYAWGYIGSCVPFVASLGLILGADAIGISGTVAMMIAFFINAAWWVVVTLPLLRNYQQKYYVEAGGTNVREIFSRLGKVFAEIRDDKKVLWFLAAFFFYIDGVYTIIEMATSYGKDVGISDTSLLMALLLTQVVAFPCAILFGKLTQRFASSKLISVCIGAYFVVAVYALWLDAAWKFWMMATFVGVFQGAIQALSRSYYAKIIPKEKSTEYFGIFDIFGKGASFMGTMLMGITTQLFDTSRAGVAAIAAMFVVGFICFQMQRRCMAGETSQSGAMGGAAGFAKE, from the coding sequence ATGAAAACGAAAATGAGCAGACTCGAAAAATTCTGGGTACTGTATGATGTCGGAAATTCGGCGTTCACACTGCTGGTGTCGACGATTATACCGATCTATTACAAAAACATGGCGTCTGCAAACGGCATCAGCGCATCGGACTCCACCGCATATCTAAGCTACGCCATCTCGATCTCCACGCTGATCGTGGCGGTTTTAGGACCGGTGCTTGGTGCGGTCGCCGACAATAAGAACCGCAAGAAGCCGCTGTTTACATTTTTCATGATGATGGGAGTGCTCGGCTGTGCGGCGCTTGCGATTCCAAGGACCTGGATTCTGTTCCTTGCCATTTTCGTAATTGCAAAAGTCGGATTCTCCGGAAGTCTCATTTTCTACGATTCCATGCTTGTGGATGTCACGACGGATGAGCGGATGGATGAGGTGTCCTCCCAGGGCTATGCGTGGGGATACATCGGAAGCTGCGTGCCGTTTGTGGCGAGCCTCGGTCTGATCCTCGGCGCGGACGCGATCGGCATCTCCGGCACGGTTGCGATGATGATTGCATTTTTTATCAACGCGGCATGGTGGGTGGTTGTGACACTTCCGCTGCTGCGGAACTATCAACAGAAATACTATGTGGAAGCGGGCGGCACCAATGTGCGCGAGATCTTTTCCAGACTCGGCAAAGTCTTTGCGGAGATCCGGGATGACAAAAAGGTGCTGTGGTTTCTGGCAGCGTTTTTCTTCTATATTGATGGCGTGTATACCATCATCGAGATGGCGACTTCCTACGGAAAAGACGTCGGAATCAGCGACACCAGCCTTCTGATGGCATTGCTGCTCACGCAGGTCGTCGCATTCCCGTGCGCGATTCTGTTCGGAAAACTGACCCAGCGCTTTGCATCTTCAAAACTCATTTCGGTATGCATCGGCGCTTACTTTGTGGTTGCAGTTTATGCACTCTGGCTGGATGCGGCGTGGAAATTCTGGATGATGGCAACGTTTGTCGGTGTATTTCAGGGAGCCATCCAGGCGCTCTCCCGTTCCTACTATGCCAAGATCATCCCGAAGGAAAAGTCGACGGAGTATTTCGGCATCTTCGATATTTTTGGAAAAGGAGCTTCCTTTATGGGAACGATGCTGATGGGAATCACCACACAGCTGTTTGATACGTCAAGAGCCGGTGTGGCAGCGATCGCCGCCATGTTTGTTGTGGGATTTATCTGTTTCCAGATGCAGCGCCGGTGCATGGCAGGGGAGACGTCACAGAGCGGTGCGATGGGAGGCGCAGCGGGTTTTGCCAAAGAATGA
- a CDS encoding GTP pyrophosphokinase, producing the protein MPNEDLLSEKLLQPMVQLSYAAAMDLVQARLRLINADLTEQCHRQVIRNMSCRIKTPDSVIKKLKKKGREVSFEEAVQTLNDIAGIRVVCFFCDDIYRIADVIKKQKDFHIIKEKDYVKNPKKSGYQSIHVIAGVPVTYNDTVTEIRVEIQIRSFAMDYWAELDTQMCYKKDAGQIANVERETRGYSDVIAKVDNKMLELRRQIEMM; encoded by the coding sequence TTGCCGAATGAAGACCTGTTGAGTGAGAAACTGTTACAGCCGATGGTGCAGCTATCCTATGCCGCCGCCATGGATCTCGTACAGGCACGATTAAGACTGATCAATGCTGACCTGACGGAACAATGCCACCGCCAGGTCATTCGCAATATGTCCTGCCGCATCAAGACGCCGGACAGCGTCATCAAAAAGCTCAAAAAGAAAGGGCGGGAAGTCTCCTTTGAGGAGGCGGTGCAGACACTCAATGACATCGCCGGCATCCGGGTCGTGTGCTTTTTCTGTGACGACATCTACCGGATAGCGGATGTCATCAAGAAGCAGAAGGATTTTCACATTATCAAAGAAAAGGATTATGTGAAAAATCCCAAGAAGAGCGGCTATCAGAGTATTCATGTGATTGCGGGTGTTCCGGTGACGTACAATGACACGGTCACGGAGATCCGGGTGGAGATTCAGATCCGCTCGTTTGCGATGGATTACTGGGCAGAGCTGGACACGCAGATGTGTTATAAGAAAGATGCCGGCCAGATCGCCAATGTGGAGCGCGAGACGCGCGGCTACTCGGACGTGATCGCAAAGGTGGACAATAAGATGTTAGAGCTGCGCCGGCAGATTGAAATGATGTGA
- a CDS encoding substrate-binding domain-containing protein, producing the protein MKKKVMCMLLTGVMAASMFAGCGSSDTADTTTDAAATTDAATTADAADTTSEAAPAENADFDHTSAIAVYSREDGSGTRGAFIELFGVEEKDESGEKVDNTTEEAIITNSTDVMLTSVAGDTYAIGYVSLGSLNDTVKAVKIDGAEATVENIKSGTYKIARPFNIATKGEVSEAAQDFINYIMSGDGQKVISDNGYIGDDSAAAFESNGAEGKVVVGGSSSVSPVMEKLIEAYKAVNANVEIELQTSDSTTGMTGAADGTLDIGMASRELKDSETEEGLTATKIAMDGIAVIVNQENPVEDLSSDTVKGIFTGETTTWDAAN; encoded by the coding sequence ATGAAGAAGAAAGTAATGTGTATGTTATTGACAGGTGTTATGGCAGCGAGCATGTTCGCAGGATGCGGCAGCAGTGATACAGCAGACACCACCACAGATGCAGCAGCAACCACAGATGCAGCAACCACCGCAGACGCAGCAGATACCACAAGCGAAGCTGCACCGGCAGAGAATGCAGATTTCGATCATACATCAGCAATCGCCGTATATTCCCGTGAGGATGGTTCCGGCACAAGAGGAGCATTCATCGAGCTGTTCGGTGTGGAAGAAAAAGATGAGAGCGGCGAGAAAGTGGATAATACCACAGAGGAAGCGATCATCACCAACAGCACGGACGTTATGCTCACATCGGTAGCAGGTGATACCTACGCAATCGGTTATGTATCTCTCGGTTCCTTAAACGACACGGTAAAGGCAGTGAAGATCGACGGAGCAGAGGCTACCGTAGAGAACATCAAGAGCGGCACCTACAAGATCGCAAGACCGTTCAATATTGCAACAAAGGGCGAGGTCAGCGAGGCTGCACAGGATTTCATCAACTACATCATGAGCGGTGACGGACAGAAAGTAATCTCCGACAACGGTTATATCGGAGATGATTCCGCAGCAGCATTCGAGTCCAACGGAGCAGAAGGCAAAGTCGTAGTCGGCGGTTCCTCTTCCGTATCTCCGGTAATGGAGAAACTGATCGAGGCTTACAAGGCAGTTAATGCAAACGTGGAGATCGAGCTTCAGACAAGTGATTCTACCACAGGTATGACCGGCGCAGCAGACGGCACACTTGACATCGGTATGGCTTCCCGCGAGTTAAAGGATTCCGAGACAGAGGAAGGACTTACCGCAACGAAGATCGCCATGGACGGTATCGCAGTGATCGTAAATCAGGAGAACCCGGTAGAGGATCTCTCCTCCGACACCGTAAAGGGTATCTTCACGGGCGAGACAACAACCTGGGATGCAGCAAACTAG
- the pstC gene encoding phosphate ABC transporter permease subunit PstC: MKKREKIMEYVFLLAAVISIVAVALICIFLFANGIPAMKKIGFVEFLTGTKWKPGNNKFGIFPMILGSIYVTGGALIIGVPVGVLTSIFMARFCPEGLYKLLKPVVNLLAGIPSIVYGFFGLVVLVPFIREHFKNSNGQSILCASILLGIMILPTIIGASEPTIRAVEQSYYEGALALGATHERSVFTVVVPAAKSGILAAVILGVGRALGETMAVMMVVGNQPRVPNSILQGVRTLTTNIVMEMGYATDLHREALIATGVVLFAFILIINLCFSAIKRSGKE, from the coding sequence ATGAAAAAAAGAGAGAAGATCATGGAATATGTATTTCTGCTGGCTGCGGTCATCTCCATCGTGGCGGTGGCGCTGATCTGCATATTCCTGTTTGCAAACGGAATCCCGGCAATGAAGAAAATCGGATTTGTGGAATTCCTGACCGGAACCAAGTGGAAGCCGGGAAACAATAAATTCGGTATCTTCCCGATGATACTGGGAAGTATCTACGTCACCGGAGGCGCGCTGATCATCGGTGTGCCGGTCGGTGTGCTGACATCTATATTTATGGCAAGATTCTGTCCGGAAGGACTGTACAAGCTCTTAAAGCCGGTCGTGAACCTGCTCGCGGGCATTCCGTCTATCGTATACGGATTTTTCGGACTGGTTGTGCTCGTGCCGTTTATCCGGGAACATTTTAAGAACAGCAACGGACAGAGTATTCTCTGTGCGTCGATTCTTCTGGGAATCATGATCCTGCCGACCATCATCGGAGCGTCTGAACCGACGATCCGCGCGGTGGAGCAGAGTTACTACGAGGGAGCCCTGGCGCTCGGGGCAACGCATGAGCGAAGCGTTTTTACCGTCGTGGTACCGGCGGCAAAATCCGGCATTCTGGCGGCGGTCATCCTCGGCGTCGGACGTGCACTCGGAGAGACGATGGCAGTCATGATGGTTGTGGGCAACCAGCCGCGAGTACCAAACAGTATTCTGCAGGGCGTCCGCACACTGACGACGAACATTGTCATGGAGATGGGCTATGCGACGGATCTGCACCGGGAGGCGCTGATCGCCACCGGCGTGGTGCTGTTCGCGTTTATCCTGATTATCAATCTGTGCTTCTCGGCAATCAAGCGAAGCGGAAAGGAGTAG
- the pstA gene encoding phosphate ABC transporter permease PstA, with amino-acid sequence MEQINPINKVTLKDKMKSYTRHPGSLILLLLVLIAAALTVVTLLFLVGYILISGIPYLKPSLFALHYNSDNVSMLPAIINTVEMVVVSLLFSVPFGVGAAIYMIEYARKGNKFVEVVRLTAETLTGIPSIIYGLFGMLFFNIALHWRYSMLSGAATLAIMVLPTIMRTTEEALLCVPDSYREGSFGLGAGKLRTIFKIVLPAAIPGILSGIILSIGRIVGETAALIYTAGTVTGVAGLMDSGRTLAIHMYVLSNEGLHKNEANATAVVLLVIVLLINGVSSLIAKRFEAVKE; translated from the coding sequence ATGGAGCAGATAAATCCAATTAACAAAGTAACATTGAAAGATAAAATGAAATCCTATACCAGACATCCCGGCTCTTTGATCCTGCTGCTTCTGGTTCTGATTGCAGCCGCGCTCACGGTGGTGACGCTGCTTTTCCTGGTGGGCTACATTCTCATCAGCGGCATTCCGTACTTAAAGCCGAGCCTGTTTGCGTTACATTATAATTCGGACAACGTGTCCATGCTCCCCGCCATCATCAACACGGTGGAGATGGTTGTGGTCTCGCTGCTGTTTTCCGTGCCATTTGGTGTGGGGGCGGCAATCTACATGATCGAATATGCCAGAAAGGGCAATAAATTCGTGGAGGTTGTTCGTCTGACTGCGGAGACGCTGACCGGTATTCCTTCCATTATCTATGGTCTGTTCGGTATGCTGTTTTTCAACATTGCACTACACTGGCGCTATTCCATGCTCTCCGGAGCGGCGACGCTCGCCATCATGGTGCTGCCGACGATTATGAGAACCACGGAGGAGGCGCTTTTATGTGTGCCGGATTCCTACAGAGAGGGAAGCTTCGGACTGGGCGCCGGAAAACTGCGGACAATTTTTAAGATTGTGCTTCCGGCAGCAATCCCGGGAATTCTATCCGGTATTATTCTCTCGATTGGACGTATCGTCGGAGAGACCGCAGCGCTCATCTACACGGCGGGTACCGTGACCGGTGTGGCGGGACTTATGGATTCCGGGCGTACGCTCGCCATCCATATGTATGTGCTTTCTAATGAAGGTTTACATAAAAATGAAGCAAATGCGACTGCAGTGGTGCTGCTTGTCATTGTCCTTCTGATAAATGGAGTCTCATCCTTGATCGCGAAGCGGTTTGAGGCAGTGAAAGAATAG
- the pstB gene encoding phosphate ABC transporter ATP-binding protein PstB, which yields MGEKFNISNLNLYYGDFHALKDVDLSINEKEITAFIGPSGCGKSTFLKCLNRMNDLVQGCKITGQVLLDGEDIYSGMDVNLLRKRVGMVFQKPNPFPMSIYDNIAYGPRTHGIRSKAKLDEIVEKSLRDAAIWDEVKDRLKKSALGMSGGQQQRLCIARALAVDPEVILMDEPTSALDPISTSKIEDLAVELKKKYTIIMVTHNMQQAVRVSDKTVFFLLGEVIESGDTEKLFSVPQDKRTEDYITGRFG from the coding sequence ATGGGAGAAAAGTTTAATATATCGAATCTGAATCTGTATTACGGCGATTTCCACGCGCTCAAGGACGTGGATCTGTCCATTAACGAAAAAGAAATTACCGCATTTATCGGTCCGTCCGGCTGTGGAAAATCCACCTTTTTAAAATGCTTAAACCGCATGAACGACCTGGTACAGGGATGTAAGATCACAGGACAGGTGCTGCTCGACGGGGAAGACATCTACAGCGGCATGGACGTGAACCTGCTGCGCAAGCGTGTCGGCATGGTATTCCAGAAGCCGAATCCGTTCCCGATGAGCATTTATGACAACATCGCATACGGACCGCGCACGCACGGCATCCGCTCCAAGGCAAAACTGGATGAGATCGTGGAAAAATCCCTGCGCGATGCGGCGATCTGGGATGAGGTGAAAGACCGGTTGAAAAAGAGTGCGCTCGGAATGTCCGGCGGACAGCAGCAGCGTCTGTGCATCGCACGTGCGCTGGCGGTCGATCCGGAAGTGATTCTGATGGATGAGCCGACGTCTGCACTTGACCCGATCTCAACCTCGAAGATCGAGGATCTCGCGGTGGAACTGAAGAAAAAATACACGATCATTATGGTGACGCACAACATGCAGCAGGCAGTGCGTGTGTCCGATAAGACCGTATTCTTCCTGCTCGGCGAGGTCATTGAGAGCGGAGATACGGAAAAATTGTTCTCCGTGCCGCAGGATAAGCGGACAGAGGATTACATTACCGGACGTTTCGGTTGA